A genome region from Acidobacteriota bacterium includes the following:
- a CDS encoding peptidylprolyl isomerase, with protein sequence MSSAIPLLIVGLAAVGASAAGASGAGDSARPRVVLDTSLGPIVLELNAEAAPKTVANFIEYVESGHYDGTIFHRVIDGFMIQAGGFTADMQQKPTREPIANEADNGLKNARGTIAMARTMNPDSASAQFFINTANNRSLNHRDKSIQGWGYAVFGEVVEGMEVVSAISGVKTTGKAGHQDVPVEAVVINSAKMAAAEAAE encoded by the coding sequence ATGAGCTCAGCCATCCCTTTGTTGATCGTAGGCCTCGCCGCCGTCGGCGCTTCCGCCGCGGGTGCTTCGGGCGCCGGGGACTCCGCCCGTCCGCGGGTGGTGCTCGACACTTCCCTCGGTCCGATCGTCCTCGAACTCAATGCCGAGGCGGCCCCGAAGACCGTCGCCAACTTCATCGAGTACGTAGAGTCGGGTCACTACGACGGCACCATCTTCCACCGCGTAATCGACGGATTCATGATCCAGGCCGGCGGCTTCACCGCGGACATGCAGCAAAAGCCGACCCGCGAGCCGATCGCCAACGAAGCGGACAACGGCCTCAAGAACGCCCGCGGCACCATCGCCATGGCGCGCACCATGAACCCGGACAGCGCCTCCGCCCAGTTCTTCATCAACACCGCCAACAACCGCTCCCTGAACCATCGGGACAAGTCCATCCAGGGCTGGGGCTACGCGGTGTTCGGTGAGGTGGTCGAGGGGATGGAAGTGGTCTCCGCCATCAGCGGCGTCAAGACCACCGGCAAGGCCGGGCACCAGGATGTCCCGGTGGAAGCGGTGGTGATCAACTCGGCGAAGATGGCCGCAGCGGAGGCCGCCGAGTGA
- a CDS encoding cold shock domain-containing protein: MSETGTVKWFNNAKGFGFIAREGDADVFVHHTAISMEGFRSLEEGDRVTFEVTDGPKGLQARNVVRTE; this comes from the coding sequence ATGTCTGAAACCGGAACCGTTAAGTGGTTCAACAACGCCAAGGGGTTCGGATTCATCGCCCGCGAGGGAGATGCCGACGTGTTCGTTCACCACACGGCGATCTCGATGGAGGGATTCCGCAGCCTGGAGGAAGGGGATCGCGTCACATTCGAGGTGACGGACGGTCCGAAGGGCCTGCAGGCGCGCAACGTGGTCCGCACCGAATAG
- a CDS encoding DUF971 domain-containing protein: MISSDVHVTEARRLPEESVLRLTWSDGHSGDFDYRYLRGWCPCAGCQGHGGTSIVFRPPAGAVTADIIEPVGNYALSILWSDGHGTGIYRFDFLRTICPCSECGGAKRIDL; the protein is encoded by the coding sequence ATGATCTCATCCGACGTGCACGTGACCGAGGCGCGCCGCCTCCCCGAAGAGTCGGTTCTCCGCCTGACCTGGTCCGACGGGCATTCCGGTGACTTCGATTACCGGTACCTGCGGGGTTGGTGTCCGTGTGCCGGCTGTCAGGGCCACGGCGGAACTTCGATCGTTTTCAGGCCCCCGGCAGGAGCTGTGACGGCGGATATTATTGAGCCGGTCGGAAACTATGCCCTGTCGATCCTGTGGTCCGACGGTCATGGCACCGGCATCTATCGATTCGACTTTCTGCGCACCATCTGCCCCTGTTCCGAATGCGGCGGGGCGAAACGGATCGACCTCTGA